The Opitutaceae bacterium genome has a window encoding:
- a CDS encoding lipid-binding SYLF domain-containing protein: protein MKTNLRSLLLIFLSVALASVTYGGEKKPYTEKLADRMTTAEYVLELIMMNAETTIPREILRQAKGIIILNQYRGGLIFGGQGGTGVMVIRIPQTGQWGTPGFVTAGQASFGLQAGYTEVNNIYLLMSDDAVTRAYTGRFNVGVDAKAVAGPVGKNTENFDLFKAEVLVYSAASGLFAGATVKGGWVSVDDKANKAFYNTNYSSPEVLLSTWLRVPPPAQPLMARLRAFERE, encoded by the coding sequence ATGAAGACGAACCTGCGTTCCCTCCTCCTCATCTTCCTCTCGGTCGCCCTCGCGTCGGTCACCTACGGCGGTGAAAAGAAACCGTACACCGAAAAACTGGCCGACCGGATGACCACGGCCGAGTACGTTCTCGAGTTGATCATGATGAATGCCGAGACGACGATTCCACGCGAGATCCTGCGCCAGGCCAAGGGCATCATCATCCTCAACCAATATCGAGGCGGTCTCATCTTCGGCGGCCAGGGAGGAACCGGCGTCATGGTCATCCGCATTCCCCAGACCGGCCAATGGGGCACTCCCGGATTCGTGACCGCCGGACAGGCCAGCTTCGGACTCCAGGCCGGCTACACCGAAGTCAATAACATCTATCTGCTCATGTCCGACGATGCCGTCACCAGGGCCTACACCGGACGGTTCAATGTCGGCGTCGATGCCAAGGCGGTCGCCGGACCGGTCGGAAAGAACACCGAGAATTTCGATCTCTTCAAAGCCGAAGTCCTCGTCTATTCCGCAGCTTCCGGCCTGTTTGCCGGCGCCACCGTCAAGGGTGGATGGGTCTCCGTCGACGACAAGGCGAACAAGGCCTTCTACAACACGAATTACTCCTCACCTGAAGTCCTGCTCAGCACCTGGCTGCGCGTGCCCCCTCCGGCCCAGCCGCTGATGGCACGCCTGCGCGCCTTCGAGCGGGAATAG
- a CDS encoding SDR family oxidoreductase, producing MSDPKEHPPVIVITGASQGIGAALADVFARETGCRLALLARNRDRLEVVAAACRSFGRETLVFACDVTDAAAVEAVSRQVLDQWGAPHVLINNAGRFIGASFLETSIGQFDDLIAANLRTVFLVSKAFVPAMVAEGRGHVFNMSSIAGLDAYPGGTAYGAAKFGVTGLSRVMRRELMDHGIRVTTVFPGATFTPSWDGSGVSAEVMMPAEDVARSFFDAWKMSSRTVVEEIILRPIGGDL from the coding sequence ATGTCCGACCCGAAGGAGCACCCGCCTGTCATTGTCATCACGGGCGCCAGCCAGGGTATCGGCGCGGCTCTGGCGGATGTATTTGCCCGGGAGACGGGCTGTCGTCTGGCCCTGCTGGCCCGGAATCGGGACCGCCTGGAGGTGGTGGCCGCGGCCTGTCGGTCGTTCGGCAGGGAGACCCTGGTGTTTGCATGTGACGTGACGGACGCGGCGGCGGTCGAAGCGGTCTCCCGGCAGGTTCTCGATCAATGGGGAGCGCCCCACGTCCTGATCAACAATGCCGGTCGCTTTATCGGAGCATCCTTTCTGGAAACCTCGATCGGGCAATTCGACGACTTGATCGCGGCCAATCTGCGGACCGTTTTTCTGGTATCGAAGGCCTTTGTCCCGGCGATGGTGGCGGAGGGGCGGGGCCATGTCTTCAATATGTCGTCGATCGCCGGTTTGGATGCCTATCCCGGGGGAACCGCCTATGGTGCCGCCAAGTTTGGAGTGACCGGGCTCAGCCGGGTGATGCGACGGGAATTGATGGATCACGGCATCAGGGTGACCACGGTTTTTCCCGGAGCCACCTTCACGCCTTCGTGGGATGGATCCGGAGTATCCGCGGAGGTGATGATGCCGGCGGAGGATGTGGCCCGTTCGTTCTTCGACGCGTGGAAGATGAGTTCCCGCACGGTGGTGGAGGAGATCATCCTGCGTCCGATCGGCGGCGATCTTTAG
- a CDS encoding 6-carboxytetrahydropterin synthase has protein sequence MPSRAPQSVSVDHGPSRSLEGTVVVTRRAHFNAAHRLENTERSERWNRKTFGPCNHPNWHGHNYVLEVSVIGRPHPSTGYVIDLGELKAIIEREITDKCDHRNLNLDVDFLRGIIPSAENLAIAFWNQLEPQIRQGRLHRVCLWETERNRAEYSGPHNPPN, from the coding sequence ATGCCTTCCCGCGCACCTCAGTCCGTATCGGTCGACCATGGCCCCAGCCGTTCCCTGGAAGGGACGGTCGTGGTGACCCGGCGCGCCCATTTCAATGCCGCGCACCGGCTGGAAAACACGGAGCGGTCGGAACGGTGGAACCGCAAGACTTTCGGGCCCTGCAACCACCCGAACTGGCACGGGCACAATTACGTTCTGGAAGTCTCCGTGATCGGCCGTCCACACCCGTCGACCGGCTACGTGATTGATCTGGGCGAGTTGAAGGCGATCATCGAGCGCGAGATCACCGACAAGTGCGATCACCGCAATCTCAACCTCGATGTCGATTTTCTCCGGGGGATCATCCCCTCAGCCGAGAATCTGGCCATCGCCTTCTGGAACCAGCTTGAGCCGCAGATCCGCCAGGGCCGTCTGCACCGCGTCTGTCTCTGGGAAACCGAACGCAACCGGGCGGAATACTCCGGCCCTCACAACCCTCCAAACTGA
- the folE2 gene encoding GTP cyclohydrolase FolE2, protein MKKKQKTMYLHQTAGGAPQPIKRAYDDDFKVSESYRDGLPDMNDAVDSIQGAHVPIQQVGVSNFRLPLKFAVKGGEPVVLETSVSGTVSLEANLKGINMSRIMRSFYDYRERLFTPDTVKVILTAYIRKVDAFDARIRLSFSYPILQKSLRSENQGYQYYDAVFEGVMSRDGSFRRFIHLDFVYSSACPCSAELAEHARDTRGVYSIPHSQRSKARISVEIAEGRKLAIEDLQKHCLKALRTETQVIVKREDEQAFAEMNGAYIKFVEDAARLVYEQLAADSRIRDFQVACSHLESLHSHDAVSVICRGVPGGFKADFTDFQSLVC, encoded by the coding sequence ATGAAAAAGAAGCAAAAAACAATGTACCTCCACCAGACCGCCGGTGGGGCTCCGCAGCCGATCAAGCGCGCCTACGACGACGATTTCAAGGTGTCCGAATCCTATCGGGACGGATTGCCGGATATGAACGACGCGGTCGATTCGATCCAGGGCGCCCATGTGCCGATCCAGCAGGTCGGGGTATCGAATTTCAGACTCCCGCTCAAGTTTGCGGTGAAGGGTGGGGAGCCGGTTGTCCTGGAAACCAGCGTATCGGGTACGGTTTCCCTGGAGGCCAATCTCAAGGGGATCAACATGTCGCGGATCATGCGGTCCTTTTATGACTACAGGGAGAGGCTCTTTACCCCGGATACGGTCAAGGTCATCCTGACGGCCTATATCCGGAAAGTGGACGCCTTTGACGCGCGAATCCGGCTGAGTTTTTCTTATCCCATTCTGCAGAAGAGTCTGCGCAGCGAGAATCAGGGCTACCAGTATTATGACGCCGTCTTTGAGGGAGTGATGAGTCGCGACGGATCCTTTCGCCGCTTCATCCATCTGGACTTCGTCTATTCCTCGGCCTGTCCCTGTTCGGCGGAACTGGCTGAGCACGCCCGCGATACCCGGGGAGTTTACAGCATTCCACACAGCCAGCGCAGCAAAGCGCGGATCTCCGTCGAGATTGCGGAAGGTCGCAAGCTGGCGATCGAAGACCTCCAGAAGCATTGCCTGAAGGCCCTGCGGACCGAGACGCAGGTGATCGTCAAACGGGAGGATGAACAGGCCTTTGCCGAAATGAACGGTGCCTATATCAAGTTCGTCGAGGACGCCGCCCGCCTGGTTTATGAGCAGTTGGCGGCCGATTCGCGGATTCGCGATTTCCAGGTCGCCTGTTCCCACCTGGAGTCCCTCCATTCCCATGACGCGGTCTCGGTCATCTGTCGAGGGGTCCCGGGCGGATTCAAGGCGGACTTCACCGATTTTCAATCGTTGGTCTGCTGA
- a CDS encoding MBL fold metallo-hydrolase produces MPFRFSILGSSSSGNCAFIATENTRILIDAGFSARRIAALLAETGESIESIDAVFLTHEHGDHTTGLSGLCRKRSLPVFANRGTAHAISPKLKARPDWRVFETGSRFTFQDLTIESFSVPHDAHDPVGYLFSHGNGDLFGPVQSIAWLTDLGYATELVRERIRQADILVLESNHDLEMLKADTRRPWSVKQRITGRHGHLSNEAARDLLRDCPDPAWKHVFLAHLSRDCNSLEAVDRTFSELRTSGNRAYSLATVAPDGAVMPVLQLA; encoded by the coding sequence ATGCCTTTTCGATTCAGTATCCTCGGCAGCAGCAGTTCCGGCAACTGCGCCTTCATCGCGACCGAGAATACCCGCATCCTCATCGACGCGGGCTTTTCTGCGCGGCGCATCGCCGCCCTCCTCGCCGAGACCGGTGAATCGATCGAGTCCATCGACGCCGTCTTCCTGACCCACGAGCATGGCGACCACACGACCGGTCTGAGCGGTCTCTGTCGCAAGCGTTCCCTACCCGTTTTCGCCAATCGAGGCACCGCCCATGCGATCAGCCCCAAACTCAAGGCCAGACCGGACTGGCGGGTCTTCGAAACCGGTTCCCGCTTCACCTTTCAAGACCTCACCATCGAGAGCTTTTCCGTTCCCCACGATGCCCACGATCCAGTCGGCTACCTTTTCAGCCATGGCAACGGGGATCTCTTCGGTCCGGTGCAGAGCATCGCCTGGCTGACCGATCTCGGCTACGCCACCGAGCTGGTCCGCGAGCGGATCCGCCAGGCCGACATTCTCGTTCTCGAATCCAATCACGATCTCGAGATGCTCAAGGCCGACACCCGCCGGCCATGGTCGGTCAAACAGAGAATCACCGGACGCCACGGCCACCTTTCCAACGAGGCCGCCCGCGACCTGCTCCGGGATTGTCCCGACCCCGCCTGGAAACACGTCTTCCTCGCCCACCTCAGCCGGGACTGCAACAGCCTGGAGGCGGTCGACCGGACTTTTTCCGAATTGAGGACTTCAGGGAACCGTGCCTACAGCCTCGCCACGGTCGCACCCGACGGTGCGGTCATGCCGGTGCTTCAACTGGCCTGA